One Tessaracoccus lacteus DNA window includes the following coding sequences:
- a CDS encoding ATP-binding protein, which produces MVDRLRRTGLEPTEIEVKAAVQALPKTIGETLSAFANGEGGTLLLGLDEEGFRPAANFDAERIRDALATWCNEKMWPPIRSTIEVVDYEGAQVVRLDVDASDPVDKPCFVLDRGEYNGSFIRVGDGDRRLTRYEVTQLLSNRDQPTHDQQVVPDATVDDLDPRLVDQVLRHAAERSARAFSGVDRVTALKRLGALKDLDGTPRPTLAGLLALGFYPQQFFPQLFASVVVLPTTEMGELGPEGERFLENVTVDGPIPVILQEVTAALRRNMSRAAIVRGLGREDRYDYPTEVIRELVTNALMHRDYSPESRGTQVQIELYPDRLVVKNEGGLFGGVTVDQLGAARIASKSRNATLAKLLGDVPLPDRTNETIAENRGSGLVAAVLALRRAGMSPPDFDAGPGRLTVTVPRTALLAPQTIEWIAGLGLGHLTDAQHLTLAIMRSSGRVSVGMLRAWGVQDRDAREAVRDLVTRGVAIRIGGKRYASYRLIDDVGDLPLPELHSAPTSPDTKVHQGIEADLDIIIQAIQAGHSTSRGLAAHLGMPYQTVLRRLRELEVRKLVEPTRPKHSSKQSYRLIGGDPA; this is translated from the coding sequence ATGGTGGACCGACTCCGGCGAACTGGGCTGGAGCCGACGGAGATCGAGGTCAAAGCGGCGGTCCAGGCACTACCGAAGACCATCGGCGAGACCTTGAGCGCCTTCGCCAACGGAGAGGGCGGGACACTGCTCCTCGGGCTGGACGAAGAGGGTTTCCGGCCGGCGGCCAACTTCGACGCCGAGAGGATCCGAGACGCCCTGGCCACGTGGTGCAACGAGAAGATGTGGCCCCCGATTCGGTCAACGATCGAGGTCGTTGACTATGAGGGAGCGCAGGTCGTCCGCCTAGACGTCGACGCGAGTGATCCCGTAGACAAGCCGTGCTTCGTCCTCGACCGCGGCGAATACAACGGGTCATTCATCCGAGTCGGCGACGGAGACCGGAGACTCACCCGCTACGAAGTAACCCAACTCCTCTCCAACCGCGATCAGCCAACCCATGATCAGCAAGTCGTCCCCGACGCAACGGTCGACGACCTAGATCCCCGCCTCGTCGACCAAGTGCTCCGCCACGCCGCAGAGCGTTCAGCGCGCGCGTTCTCCGGAGTCGATCGGGTCACCGCGCTCAAGCGCCTGGGCGCCCTGAAAGACCTCGATGGCACCCCACGACCGACATTGGCAGGGCTCCTCGCACTCGGCTTCTACCCCCAACAGTTCTTCCCTCAACTCTTCGCGTCCGTCGTCGTCCTACCCACGACCGAAATGGGTGAGCTGGGTCCAGAGGGCGAGAGGTTCCTCGAGAACGTCACCGTGGACGGACCGATACCGGTGATTCTCCAGGAGGTGACCGCGGCGCTTCGACGCAACATGAGCCGAGCAGCCATTGTCCGTGGCCTTGGCCGAGAGGACCGCTACGACTATCCCACCGAGGTCATTCGCGAGCTGGTGACCAACGCGCTCATGCACCGCGACTACAGCCCCGAGAGCCGCGGTACCCAGGTGCAGATCGAGCTGTACCCAGACCGTCTGGTGGTCAAGAACGAGGGCGGACTCTTCGGCGGAGTGACGGTCGACCAACTCGGCGCGGCCCGCATCGCATCCAAATCGCGGAACGCCACCCTTGCGAAGCTCCTTGGGGACGTGCCGCTTCCGGACCGGACGAACGAGACCATCGCCGAGAACCGAGGATCCGGTCTGGTCGCGGCAGTCCTGGCGCTCCGCAGGGCGGGAATGTCTCCGCCGGACTTCGACGCCGGCCCTGGCCGCCTTACGGTCACTGTTCCGCGAACTGCGCTTCTCGCACCGCAGACCATCGAGTGGATCGCGGGCCTCGGGCTGGGGCATCTCACCGACGCACAGCACCTCACCCTGGCCATCATGCGGAGCTCCGGCCGCGTCAGCGTAGGGATGCTGCGCGCCTGGGGCGTGCAAGACCGGGATGCACGGGAAGCTGTCAGGGATCTGGTCACCCGCGGGGTTGCCATCAGGATCGGAGGGAAGCGCTACGCGAGCTACCGTCTGATCGACGACGTCGGCGACCTTCCGCTTCCAGAACTCCACAGCGCCCCCACATCACCGGACACCAAGGTGCACCAGGGAATAGAGGCCGACCTGGACATCATCATCCAGGCTATCCAGGCTGGCCACTCCACCTCACGTGGCCTGGCCGCACACCTGGGCATGCCGTACCAGACTGTCCTTCGCCGGCTCCGCGAACTGGAGGTCCGGAAACTCGTCGAGCCGACCCGGCCGAAGCACAGCTCCAAGCAGAGCTACAGGTTGATCGGTGGAGATCCGGCGTAG
- a CDS encoding LamG-like jellyroll fold domain-containing protein, with product MNNSAEALSPGVSFGSVDQPTWQTNGVVYALGSAQGKVFAGGSFTQLRPPSGGSGTAQSRAGLAVLDAATGAPTSCQFTVSGLSSTIRAIEVTPDQSTVYIAGAFTSVNGVSRTRVAALDVASCSVKTAFNAGVVSAEVFGLDVYNNTLYLAGGFSTVRDETRQYYAAVNATTGALLPWTANGVSYSGAGVNKRGRAVQVSPDGQKVVLGGYFYYVNGEFSHSIAMLSSADSSEPNGTLLRTYPRGFIPGDPNATSPDANAPQGTSATHAITNGAGDGMFYIANEGIGGGVFDGRAAFRWSDGEQVWRDTCLGATQDLIEDNGTIYSVNHQHDCSGINFNQDGRRVYLAAQNSQTMEHYGWKPDLNDGTGEGIGPRALDIAVSGSTRYLWVGGEFTRVNGSAQQGLTRFTDASSAPSTPTFVGKAMDNGTIQVTFRTSTDNDDSHLTYRVYRNGSTTPIWEGTAISYWWKRPQVTFVDSNVTAGTLYTYRVEVTDGTTTRTSGSVGTRAIAATDSYQRTIKADSPSLYWTSAYTGTSTTSNAGSWVIDSAANTTDTSAKNGLGMMGLTPNSEGITAADTSGSFTFDGVDDYIWNDQLSEATSTYTLETWIKTTTTRGGKIIGFGNGRPNTGNNATSLSGNYDRQIYMLNNGQLRFGVWTGSATALTTSTSYNDGAWHHIVATQGADGMSLWVDGNRVAKNTNTAAQAYWGVWHVGGDNLSGWPDRPASNFFAGQIDETAVYDTVLSKTQIAAHATAGGKTPDVNASPSDAYGASVYAADPDIYWRLDDTTSAARDSSYFGQATGQYNTGVTHPVAGALGSVNGAPNTGAQFNGTDSATVSTTVSQSPSNPFTLQLWFNAPSNGRGKLVGFENTTTGNGSAYDKMVYMTDAGRLVFGVYNGATDTVFSTASYNDATWHQLTVTQDSSGMKMYVDGALVGSRSVSTAETGAGYWRIGGGNISGWPDQPSNFYFNGAIDEFAVYSKALQASTIQSQYGTVNPDGQAPTAPGGLSGSYDSGAAQLTWTASSDNLAVTGYRIYRGTTSDFTADASSQIGTATALSYADSTATAGTWYYKVAAVDAAGNVSTASAAASVEVPDTTAPDAPSLTATVSVVTNTPAPGDTTPDITLAWDEVTDNVATTSYALYRGTTADFTPSDSSLVTTVTVTDASQTSYTHVVPNPEQGTWYYRLVALDAAGNASEPSAAAEADVPDTAAPTAPADLSATVVSGSVQLSWTASTDNVAVTGYQIHRSADPSFTPAAATLVGESTTTSYTDAAPAGSWHYTVVAVDAAGNTSTASGVADATVADTLAPSTPTLSAEVDGDSIELSWTESTDNTAVTGYRVYRGTTADFTPDTANLIDETTSRTLTDDDLDPGTYHYKVVAFDEAGNVSAASEAATATVAAPDTTAPTAPTVAATVSGDDVSLTWTGTSTDDTGVVGYTLYRGTTDGFTPGSSTKVADLTGTTYTDNNLDVGTYYYKVTAVDAAGNVSDPSETASATVAAAPVDPVTLDVAITDDAGVVQTAATTNYGSNTQLFSRGSSAQQSFIRLDLPSAPSGTSLASATLKLRTSADPAAASADIHSIDLVSGSWTEGGVTWNNRPTTSLGNVGSIAPVSSTNTAFTVTLNADLLAQHLGESVTIRISGEGTDNLRLFSSEYSTASSRPALSLTFDSGTVADTTAPSAPSGVSATVTDDTVALTWGASTDNVGVIGYEVYRGSASDFTANSSSRIGTVTSRSYSDEDLAAGTYYYKVKAKDAAGNLSDASSAATAEVEEPSTTPDPVSLQVGASADAAVVSTAATTNYGSNNQAFSSNASSVQQTYLQFDVPEVPASGLSLTGVQLRLRTSVDGAAGSTGTHDVNVVTGSWTEGALNWNNRPTTVGAKVCEISSATSTNTLYTVTCDPAAFTPGSTVTLRISTTSTDNLRIFTKEYNSSLNYRPSLLLDYTAD from the coding sequence ATGAACAACAGCGCGGAAGCGCTCAGCCCCGGCGTGTCCTTCGGATCCGTCGACCAGCCAACCTGGCAGACCAACGGCGTCGTCTACGCCCTCGGCTCGGCACAGGGCAAGGTCTTCGCCGGCGGCTCCTTCACGCAGCTCCGCCCGCCGTCGGGCGGCTCGGGCACCGCGCAGTCCAGGGCCGGCCTCGCTGTCCTTGACGCCGCGACCGGCGCCCCGACGTCGTGCCAGTTCACCGTGTCGGGCCTATCGAGCACCATCCGGGCGATCGAGGTGACACCCGATCAGTCGACGGTCTACATCGCCGGCGCCTTCACCTCCGTCAATGGGGTGTCCAGGACCCGCGTCGCCGCGCTCGACGTGGCATCCTGCTCCGTCAAGACCGCATTCAACGCGGGCGTCGTGTCTGCCGAGGTTTTCGGCCTGGACGTCTACAACAACACGCTGTACCTGGCCGGCGGCTTCTCGACCGTGCGCGATGAGACGCGCCAGTACTACGCGGCCGTGAACGCCACGACGGGCGCGCTGCTGCCCTGGACCGCCAACGGAGTGAGCTACTCCGGGGCCGGCGTCAACAAGCGCGGCCGAGCCGTGCAGGTCTCACCCGACGGTCAGAAGGTCGTCCTCGGCGGCTACTTCTACTACGTCAACGGCGAGTTCTCGCACTCCATCGCGATGCTGAGCTCCGCCGACTCCAGCGAGCCGAACGGCACGCTGCTCAGGACCTATCCTCGGGGCTTCATCCCCGGCGACCCCAACGCGACCAGCCCAGACGCCAACGCGCCACAGGGCACCTCGGCGACGCACGCCATCACGAACGGCGCGGGCGACGGCATGTTCTACATCGCCAACGAGGGCATCGGCGGCGGCGTCTTCGACGGCCGTGCCGCCTTCCGCTGGTCCGACGGCGAGCAGGTCTGGCGCGACACGTGCCTCGGCGCCACGCAGGACCTGATCGAGGACAACGGCACGATCTACTCCGTCAACCACCAGCACGACTGCTCCGGCATCAACTTCAACCAGGACGGCCGCCGCGTCTACCTGGCGGCGCAGAACTCGCAGACAATGGAGCACTACGGCTGGAAGCCCGACCTGAACGACGGCACCGGCGAGGGCATCGGCCCCCGCGCGCTCGACATCGCGGTCTCGGGGTCCACCCGCTACCTCTGGGTCGGCGGCGAGTTCACCCGCGTCAACGGCAGCGCCCAGCAGGGCCTGACCCGCTTCACGGACGCATCGTCCGCCCCGTCGACGCCCACCTTCGTCGGCAAGGCCATGGACAACGGCACCATCCAGGTGACCTTCCGCACCTCAACCGACAACGACGACTCGCACCTGACCTACCGCGTCTACCGCAACGGGTCCACCACGCCCATCTGGGAAGGCACCGCCATCTCCTACTGGTGGAAGCGTCCGCAGGTGACGTTCGTCGACTCGAACGTCACGGCCGGGACCCTCTACACCTACCGGGTCGAGGTCACCGACGGGACCACCACACGCACGTCCGGCTCGGTCGGCACCCGCGCGATCGCCGCAACGGACAGCTACCAGAGGACCATCAAGGCGGACAGCCCGTCGCTGTACTGGACCTCCGCCTACACCGGCACCTCGACCACCTCCAACGCGGGCAGCTGGGTCATCGACTCCGCCGCCAACACCACGGACACGTCGGCGAAGAACGGCCTGGGCATGATGGGCCTGACCCCGAACTCCGAGGGCATCACCGCCGCCGACACCTCCGGCTCGTTCACCTTCGACGGCGTCGACGACTACATCTGGAACGATCAGCTCAGCGAGGCCACCTCCACCTACACGCTCGAGACGTGGATCAAGACCACCACCACCAGGGGCGGCAAGATCATCGGTTTCGGCAACGGGCGTCCCAACACCGGAAACAACGCCACGTCGCTGTCGGGCAACTATGACCGGCAGATCTACATGCTGAACAACGGACAGCTCCGCTTCGGAGTCTGGACGGGCAGCGCCACCGCGCTGACCACGTCCACGTCCTACAACGACGGCGCGTGGCACCACATCGTCGCCACCCAGGGCGCCGACGGCATGAGCCTCTGGGTCGACGGGAACCGCGTCGCCAAGAACACCAACACCGCCGCTCAGGCGTACTGGGGTGTCTGGCACGTCGGCGGCGACAACCTCTCCGGATGGCCCGACCGGCCGGCGAGCAACTTCTTCGCCGGCCAGATCGACGAGACCGCCGTCTACGACACGGTTCTGTCGAAGACGCAGATCGCGGCCCACGCCACTGCGGGTGGCAAGACGCCCGACGTCAACGCTTCGCCCTCCGACGCCTACGGGGCCTCGGTCTACGCCGCTGACCCCGACATCTACTGGAGGCTGGACGACACCACGTCGGCCGCCAGGGACTCCAGCTACTTCGGCCAGGCAACGGGCCAGTACAACACCGGCGTGACGCACCCCGTCGCCGGGGCACTCGGGAGCGTCAACGGCGCCCCCAACACCGGCGCCCAGTTCAACGGCACTGACTCCGCGACCGTCTCCACAACCGTCAGCCAGAGCCCGTCGAACCCGTTCACGCTGCAGCTGTGGTTCAACGCCCCGAGCAACGGCCGTGGCAAGCTCGTCGGCTTCGAGAACACGACGACCGGCAACGGATCGGCCTACGACAAGATGGTCTACATGACCGACGCAGGCCGGCTGGTCTTCGGCGTCTACAACGGCGCCACCGACACCGTCTTCAGCACGGCCTCCTACAACGACGCGACATGGCACCAGCTCACGGTCACGCAGGACTCGTCGGGCATGAAGATGTACGTCGACGGCGCGCTCGTCGGCTCGCGCTCGGTCAGCACGGCCGAGACCGGGGCCGGGTACTGGCGCATCGGCGGCGGCAACATCAGCGGCTGGCCAGATCAGCCGAGCAACTTCTACTTCAACGGCGCGATCGATGAGTTCGCCGTCTACTCGAAGGCGCTCCAGGCGTCCACCATCCAGTCGCAGTACGGCACGGTCAACCCGGACGGCCAGGCTCCGACCGCCCCGGGCGGCCTGAGCGGCAGCTACGACTCCGGCGCTGCCCAGCTGACCTGGACGGCCTCAAGCGACAACCTCGCCGTCACCGGCTACCGCATCTACCGTGGCACGACGTCCGACTTCACCGCGGACGCCTCCTCGCAGATCGGCACCGCCACGGCACTGTCCTACGCGGATTCCACCGCCACGGCGGGCACCTGGTACTACAAGGTGGCCGCGGTCGACGCGGCCGGCAACGTCAGCACGGCATCTGCCGCCGCCAGCGTGGAGGTGCCCGACACCACGGCACCCGATGCCCCGTCCCTGACCGCGACCGTCTCGGTCGTGACCAACACGCCGGCCCCGGGTGACACCACGCCGGATATCACGCTGGCCTGGGACGAGGTGACCGACAACGTCGCCACCACGAGCTACGCCCTGTACCGCGGCACGACGGCCGACTTCACCCCGAGCGACTCGTCGCTCGTGACGACGGTCACCGTCACCGACGCGTCGCAGACGTCGTACACCCACGTCGTGCCCAACCCGGAGCAGGGGACCTGGTACTACCGCCTGGTCGCCCTCGACGCTGCGGGCAACGCGTCGGAGCCCAGTGCGGCGGCCGAGGCCGACGTGCCGGACACGGCGGCACCCACCGCCCCGGCCGACCTGAGCGCAACCGTCGTCTCCGGCAGCGTCCAGCTCAGCTGGACCGCGTCGACGGACAACGTCGCGGTCACCGGCTACCAGATCCACCGGTCCGCCGATCCCTCGTTCACGCCCGCGGCGGCCACCCTGGTCGGCGAGTCCACGACGACCTCGTACACGGACGCGGCCCCGGCCGGCTCGTGGCACTACACGGTCGTCGCGGTGGACGCGGCCGGCAACACGTCGACGGCTAGCGGCGTCGCCGACGCGACCGTCGCCGACACGCTCGCCCCGAGCACCCCGACGCTCAGCGCCGAGGTCGACGGGGACAGCATCGAGCTGTCCTGGACCGAGTCCACGGACAACACGGCAGTCACCGGATACCGCGTCTACCGCGGCACCACGGCGGACTTCACGCCCGACACGGCCAACCTGATCGACGAGACCACCTCGCGCACACTGACCGACGACGACCTCGATCCCGGGACCTACCACTACAAGGTGGTCGCGTTCGACGAGGCGGGCAATGTCAGCGCGGCAAGCGAGGCGGCCACCGCCACCGTGGCGGCACCCGACACCACCGCACCGACGGCTCCCACCGTCGCGGCGACCGTCTCGGGCGACGACGTCAGCCTCACCTGGACCGGCACCTCCACCGATGACACCGGCGTGGTCGGCTACACGCTCTACCGCGGCACGACGGACGGGTTCACGCCCGGCTCGTCGACCAAGGTGGCGGACCTCACCGGCACGACGTACACCGACAACAACCTCGACGTCGGCACGTACTACTACAAGGTGACGGCGGTGGACGCCGCGGGCAACGTCTCCGATCCGTCGGAGACGGCGAGCGCAACCGTCGCTGCCGCCCCGGTCGATCCGGTGACGCTCGACGTGGCGATCACGGACGATGCCGGCGTCGTGCAGACCGCGGCGACCACGAACTACGGCTCGAACACGCAGCTGTTCTCCCGTGGCTCCTCGGCCCAGCAGTCGTTCATCAGGCTCGACCTGCCCTCGGCTCCGTCCGGCACCAGCCTCGCCTCGGCGACGCTGAAGCTCAGGACGTCCGCGGACCCGGCCGCAGCCTCCGCCGACATCCACTCGATCGACCTGGTCTCCGGGTCGTGGACCGAGGGCGGGGTCACCTGGAACAACAGGCCGACCACCTCGCTCGGCAACGTCGGCTCGATCGCACCGGTGTCCAGCACCAACACGGCCTTCACCGTGACGCTGAACGCCGACCTGCTCGCCCAGCACCTCGGGGAGAGCGTCACGATCCGGATCTCCGGTGAGGGCACGGACAACCTGCGGCTGTTCTCCTCGGAGTACTCGACGGCGTCCTCCCGCCCGGCGCTCAGCCTGACGTTCGACAGCGGCACGGTCGCGGACACCACGGCGCCCAGCGCACCCTCGGGTGTCTCGGCGACCGTGACCGACGACACTGTCGCCCTGACCTGGGGGGCGTCGACGGACAACGTCGGCGTGATCGGCTACGAGGTATACCGGGGCTCGGCCTCGGACTTCACGGCCAACTCCTCCTCGCGGATCGGCACCGTCACCTCGCGGAGCTACTCCGACGAGGATCTGGCGGCCGGGACCTACTACTACAAGGTCAAGGCCAAGGACGCGGCCGGCAACCTGAGTGACGCGAGCTCGGCGGCCACCGCCGAGGTCGAGGAGCCCAGCACGACGCCGGATCCGGTCTCGCTGCAGGTGGGAGCCTCCGCCGACGCCGCGGTGGTGTCCACCGCCGCGACGACCAACTACGGCAGCAACAACCAGGCCTTCTCCTCCAACGCTTCCAGCGTCCAGCAGACCTACCTCCAGTTCGACGTCCCGGAGGTGCCGGCATCCGGGCTCTCGCTCACCGGGGTCCAGCTCCGGCTGCGGACCTCGGTGGACGGCGCCGCCGGCTCGACCG
- a CDS encoding sugar transferase, whose product MMTTLAGYFDTLTRRRLDAAPGFWNRALAPRHQRVALLVLDLVGLTLAGLLASLGRETIPGLTDGWDRELFFAVGSVLIVWFIALAATGSYSLRHLRAGATEYRSVITATFYAAGFSGIAFYLLHYEYPRGMYALWFGIGLVSLLTSRLLRRRFMQRLHTMGLMQTPVVVAGADHHVDSIAAVLARETWLGYRVVGAVTREPLLETSTGLPVLGTTAETLEVIEANNVGCVIFAEGSFASTDEFRRMAWKLERHDISMIVVPALSDISSQRVDVRPVAGLPLVDVAPPQAANALRWAKRTTDIVGSLIVLLCVSPIMLGTALAIKLQDRGPVLFRQRRVGRKGAEFDMYKFRSMCVDAEAKLAALEASNEGAGVLFKMADDPRVTKVGKFIRRYSIDELPQLINVLRGDMSLVGPRPALPREVAQYDTDAMRRLDVRPGLTGLWQVSGRSNLSWADTVRLDLYYVDNWSMTQDLLILTKTAKAVIGRDGAY is encoded by the coding sequence ATGATGACCACACTTGCTGGATATTTCGACACCTTGACCCGACGGCGGCTGGACGCTGCACCGGGGTTCTGGAACAGGGCATTGGCGCCCCGTCACCAGCGCGTGGCGCTGCTGGTGCTCGACCTCGTCGGGCTCACGCTCGCGGGGCTGCTCGCCTCGCTGGGCAGGGAGACGATTCCGGGACTCACTGACGGCTGGGACAGGGAGCTGTTCTTCGCGGTCGGTTCCGTGCTGATCGTGTGGTTCATCGCCCTGGCCGCGACGGGCTCGTACTCGCTGCGCCATCTGCGCGCCGGGGCGACGGAGTACCGCAGCGTCATCACCGCCACGTTCTACGCGGCCGGGTTCTCCGGCATCGCCTTCTACCTGCTGCACTACGAGTACCCGCGCGGCATGTACGCGCTATGGTTCGGCATCGGCCTTGTCAGCCTGCTGACCTCGCGGCTGCTGCGCCGCCGCTTCATGCAGCGCCTCCACACGATGGGTCTGATGCAGACTCCGGTCGTGGTGGCCGGCGCGGACCACCACGTCGATTCGATCGCCGCCGTCCTGGCCCGCGAGACCTGGCTCGGCTACCGGGTGGTCGGCGCCGTGACCCGCGAGCCGCTCCTCGAGACCTCCACCGGCCTGCCGGTGCTGGGCACCACCGCGGAGACGCTCGAAGTCATCGAGGCCAACAACGTCGGCTGCGTGATCTTCGCCGAGGGGTCGTTCGCCAGCACGGATGAGTTCCGACGGATGGCCTGGAAGCTGGAGCGCCACGACATCTCCATGATCGTCGTGCCCGCGCTCTCCGACATCAGCTCGCAGCGCGTCGACGTCCGCCCAGTCGCGGGGCTGCCGCTCGTCGACGTCGCTCCCCCGCAGGCAGCCAACGCCCTCCGCTGGGCGAAACGGACCACCGACATCGTCGGCTCGCTCATCGTGCTGTTGTGCGTCTCGCCGATCATGCTCGGCACCGCGCTGGCCATCAAGCTCCAGGACCGCGGACCGGTCCTCTTCAGACAGCGTCGCGTCGGCCGCAAGGGCGCTGAGTTCGACATGTACAAGTTCCGGAGCATGTGCGTCGACGCCGAGGCGAAGCTGGCCGCCCTGGAGGCCTCGAACGAGGGCGCCGGAGTGTTGTTCAAGATGGCCGACGATCCCCGCGTGACGAAGGTCGGGAAGTTCATCCGCCGCTACTCGATCGACGAGCTCCCGCAGCTGATCAACGTCCTGCGCGGCGACATGAGCCTCGTGGGCCCGCGGCCGGCGCTGCCCCGCGAGGTGGCGCAGTACGACACCGACGCCATGCGCCGTCTCGACGTCCGACCGGGCCTGACCGGCCTGTGGCAGGTGTCGGGGCGCTCGAACCTCTCGTGGGCGGACACCGTGAGGCTCGACCTGTACTACGTCGACAACTGGTCGATGACGCAGGACCTGCTGATCCTCACGAAGACGGCCAAGGCCGTCATCGGCAGGGACGGCGCATACTGA